One Rosa chinensis cultivar Old Blush chromosome 3, RchiOBHm-V2, whole genome shotgun sequence DNA window includes the following coding sequences:
- the LOC112194569 gene encoding uncharacterized protein LOC112194569 isoform X2 gives MNNLWDQIRRSHNLGYYLADGIYPRWATFLKTVRNPTRPKEIEFAKAQEGYRKDVERCFGILQSRFGIIRGAARGWHKEDLRYIMLTCIILHNMIVENQRPEDSDDELESDDEEDNNMRPRIAEVWEGPTGRDFDPVGRDAHHMNGFMDRYQQIRSEQCHSNLQEDLIQHFWEFQGNRRI, from the exons ATGAACAATTTGTGGGATCAAATTCGACGGTCTCa CAATCTAGGGTACTATCTCGCCGACGGTATTTATCCTCGATGGGCGACTTTCTTGAAAACTGTTCGAAATCCTACACGCCCCAAGGAAATCGAGTTTGCAAAGGCTCAAGAGGGGTATAGGAAGGATGTAGAAAGATGTTTTGGTATATTACAGTCACGATTTGGTATTATTCGAGGAGCTGCTCGTGGGTGGCATAAAGAGGACCTTCGATACATTATGTTGAcgtgtattatattacacaacatgattgtCGAAAATCAACGACCTGAAGATAGCGATGATGAGTTGGAGTCCGATGATGAGGAGGATAATAATATGAGGCCCAGGATTGCTGAGGTATGGGAGGGACCAACCGGTAGAGACTTTgatcctgttggtagagatgCTCATCATATGAACGGATTCATGGACCGCTACCAACAAATTAGATCTGAGCAGTGTCACTCCAACCTTCAGGAAGACCTCATTCAACACTTTTGGGAATTTCAAGGCAATAGGCGTATCTAG
- the LOC112194568 gene encoding protein C2-DOMAIN ABA-RELATED 1-like, protein MENMLGLLRIHIQRGVNLAIRDMRSSDPYLIVRMGKQKLKTRVVKKSVNPEWNEQLTLSIADPSLPILVSVYDKDTFSFDDKMGDAEFEFGPFIKALKMGFHVLSSTYGM, encoded by the exons ATGGAGAAcatgttgggtctgttgagaaTTCATATCCAAAGAGGAGTGAACCTTGCCATCAGAGACATGAGAAGCAGCGACCCTTATCTCATTGTCAGAATGGGCAAGCAG AAGCTAAAGACTCGTGTAGTGAAGAAGAGCGTGAATCCTGAGTGGAATGAACAATTGACTCTTTCAATTGCTGATCCAAGTCTTCCAATCCTGGTCTCTGTGTATGACAAGGATACATTTAGTTTTGATGACAAAATGGGGGATGCAGAGTTTGAGTTTGGTCCATTCATTAAAGCCTTGAAGATGGGTTTCCATGTATTGTCATCAACATATGGGATGTGA
- the LOC112194569 gene encoding uncharacterized protein LOC112194569 isoform X1, giving the protein MNNLWDQIRRSHNLGYYLADGIYPRWATFLKTVRNPTRPKEIEFAKAQEGYRKDVERCFGILQSRFGIIRGAARGWHKEDLRYIMLTCIILHNMIVENQRPEDSDDELESDDEEDNNMRPRIAEVWEGPTGRDFDPVGRDAHHMNGFMDRYQQIRSEQCHSNLQEDLIQHFWEFQGNRRI; this is encoded by the exons ATGAACAATTTGTGGGATCAAATTCGACGGT CTCACAATCTAGGGTACTATCTCGCCGACGGTATTTATCCTCGATGGGCGACTTTCTTGAAAACTGTTCGAAATCCTACACGCCCCAAGGAAATCGAGTTTGCAAAGGCTCAAGAGGGGTATAGGAAGGATGTAGAAAGATGTTTTGGTATATTACAGTCACGATTTGGTATTATTCGAGGAGCTGCTCGTGGGTGGCATAAAGAGGACCTTCGATACATTATGTTGAcgtgtattatattacacaacatgattgtCGAAAATCAACGACCTGAAGATAGCGATGATGAGTTGGAGTCCGATGATGAGGAGGATAATAATATGAGGCCCAGGATTGCTGAGGTATGGGAGGGACCAACCGGTAGAGACTTTgatcctgttggtagagatgCTCATCATATGAACGGATTCATGGACCGCTACCAACAAATTAGATCTGAGCAGTGTCACTCCAACCTTCAGGAAGACCTCATTCAACACTTTTGGGAATTTCAAGGCAATAGGCGTATCTAG
- the LOC121048972 gene encoding uncharacterized protein LOC121048972 — MLKGEIVGTRFLHVTLAFPYKAVKKPTNWSQRISAGNKIFQVSHFILFFSLRTLTSLPPSFSTRPQTRPPPPFSSSDPDPTVTSCSFLLLRLRNNEVEEQPHRDHRRVPIPGTISTSSIRNLHHRSISTRHGKSFFSPKIAPPNAEKAPSPNPNIQAGHDSAFATKPLFNLSKSPTSAAQNIPMKSEIDGSENPRPVLPCWILLCM, encoded by the exons atgctaAAGGGAGAGATTGTAGGTACAAGATTTCTACATGTTacattggcattcccatacaaagcagTGAAGAAGCCTACAAACTGGTCTCAGAGAATTtcag cggggaacaaaattttcCAAGTTTCACactttatattatttttctcgCTTCGAACCCTAACGTCACTTCCTCCTTCATTCTCAACCCGACCACAAACTCGACCTCCTCCTCCATTCTCTAGCTCAGACCCGGACCCAACCGTAACCTCCTGCTCCTTTCTCCTTCTTCGTCTCAGAAACAATGAAGTCGAAGAACAACCCCACAGAGACCACCGGCGAGTCCCGATTCCTGGAACCATCTCCACCTCATCGATTCGAAACCTCCACCACAGATccatctcaacaaggcatggaAAATCCTTCTTCAGCCCCAAAATTGCCCCACCAAATGCCGAAAAAGCCCCTTCACCTAACCCTAACATCCAAGCCGGCCACGATTCAGCTTTCGCTACCAAGCCGCTATTCAATTTGAGCAAATCTCCGACCTCTGCCGCTCAGAACATTCCGATGAAG AGTGAGATTGATGGATCAGAAAATCCCAG GCCAGTTTTGCCCTGCTGGATACTTCTTTGTATGTGA